CAGCAGATTAATTTGTTGGCAAAGAGTGGGGAATCATGGATTAGCAGGCAAAAGGCACAAAAGTTTCCCCCCCAGTGATGAGTTCACTAATGTGCCCAACCTAAGAGAAGCCAGAACATTCCTTTTTCAATCCTCCCCTCTAGGGTATCTCAGTCCCTTTGATGCTTTGAATGTGTGCATTGAGGGCTAGCTTACAGCAACCTGTACAGTCACAGTTCAAGTCCATGTTCAAGTAGCATTTCCAGTTATCACTATGAGGCCCAGAATAGAGCTTAGAACATCCAGGTAAGTCCCACTATTCAGCCGTTACATGACCCCTGTGTCCAACACGAGCTTCACTGCTCTCATGGGCTGAACACACAAGCCaagtctcttcctctctctctctctcctctccgtctcactcttctctctctctctctctctctccctctcttctctctctctctctccccccccctacCAAACTGCAGCATATCCCTCATCTTCCCTCACCTTGCAACAACTTACTTGAGCTTCTCTCTAGGTCTCAGTTCCCCTCCTCACAGGAATGCAGAGTTTATCAGGAGGTGCTCTCTACTTTGAACATTCTGTTGTCTAGGACAGGTCCTTGGTTAAAAAGGCTGAGAAGCACATTATCCAAGAGAGATTCATAACAGAAGTGCTATGTTTTTCATGCAGCTTTGCAAATCACCTAGAAACAACAACCTGACAACAGTTGACACTTTCCACTCCTCTAAGGGGCTCAATACACAAAACAGGTAGATCCAGGATTTGCCAAAAGTAATAAGCTAAATAATCTTCATGGTCTCCAAAATATGCTTAGGGTCCATCAGAGTCATTTCTGATATATTCAGCCTACTAAATTCAGCCCTAGTGAGCCAGCCAGTTCAATATGAGGGACAGGAAATGTAGTATTGCTTGAACCCAGTTGTGCCAGGAACACAAGGTCTACCTCAAGCAGTGTTCAGGCAATGTTTGGAGGattatgcagtgctaggaattgaactggagtcctaGCACATGAAAAACATATATCGCTAACACCAATATTATATCCATAACATTCCAGAAATTCTTGGCAAAATCAGGGTTGAATCAACCCCTCACTGATGATCCTGATCACCCCTACTGCCCCACACCATCCTTTGCTCCTGTCAGATGGTAGATGAATTCATAGCTCCCCACTGCTCTGAACACAAACTCCTCCTATCCTCTGTCCTACCCATATGACCACAAATGGATTTCTACTTGGACCTTCCATTTCACCAACACGAGCGTAGCTCAGCATCTGGAGCCCAGGACAGGCTTGGTGGGCTTGTTACTAGTGTGTCCATAGGCTCCTGTACTCAGAAGTGGATCCCTTCTGAGGATTTAATGCTCTGCGGTTGCCCTCCCAGAATCCTTAGGCATTTTATCTTGGAAGATTATATTTAGTAAAGGAAGCTGATAGGACAATAGAACATATTGACTTCATCAGAATACTATTTCTAGTCTACTCTTGCTGCTGAGTCCTTGCTCAATTGCTCTACGATTCAATTGAGTTTCTAGTTCTGCTTTCAGACATATTTATAGTCCTCCTGACTCTGGCCTAGACCTTCACTTTGTATTTTCTGGGAGGCATATTCACAAAATCACCAACCAAAAGGAGAGGGGCTGGGCCTTGGAAAAGAGTCTCTCAAGGAAATTTGGCCATGCCATGAGAAGTGAATTGCACTGCAAGGGTTGCAGAGAAGGTGGCCAATACTACTATTGGGGAGAGTCCTAGAAAAGGCAGGTTTGGAACCAAGCAATAAAGAATGGGCACCACTTCAGCAGATTGGTTCAGGAAGTACTGGAATGGTACATGGTAAAGGCATTACACAGCTCATCGTCATGCAACTGTCTCTAAGAGTATTTGTGTTTGGGGATAGAATGAACCAGGCAGGGTCAGATATCAATAGCCCTCTTTTCAGCCTCTGCATCTTCAAGGTACTTTAGGGTTTTCACCATTGGATTAAATATACTTTCATTTCTCACACACCTTGGTTTAATATTTAAGCCACAAGATGCTTTATTGGCATCATCAATCCATTAAGCACTTCTCAACCTGTCAACATAACCCCTGAAATGACTCTAGTAGATTCTGCCCCAACTAGCCACACTTAATCTCTTTTCTGGTGAACCACTctcatatgtttttgtttggggaccacatccagcagtgctcaggactctgtgctcaggaagtaactcctggcaggactcaggagtgactggagatcaaacccaggccagctgcatgcaagcaagcaccttacccattgaaCTAACTTTGGCTCTAAGTCTCTTGTATATACTTATACAACCTGATTATGGCGGGATATGTTGGGAATGCAAATTTAAAACTGATTTggggggttggagtgatggtacagtgaataggatttttgctttgcatgcaaccaacccagatccaattcctggcatcccatatgacccccaagaACTCTCATGAAtggtccctgagtgtagagccaacagtaacccatgaggtgtggccccaaaacaacaaaaatgatttgATAGATAGTCGGTTATTGTTGCCACtgcattctctttttctcttgggGATGGGGTCTGAGGTGGATTGGGATTATAGCTGCCACTGTGCATAAACATAAtgtgtcatttttatttcatctcatgaAATGAAATGAAGTTGCATTTTATTGTACTTGCAAGACAAAAGGAAATGTCAGTGAGTGTAGGGTGGGAAGGAGATAACTTTCCTATGGAATCTTTTTCCTAGGGTAATAGGATTCTAGGACAACCCGTCAGGTGAGCACTGAAATTAGCAACCCCTTTCTTGGCTCTGACCTTAAAGTGTCTGACATAGGAGAAATGTGGGGTCCCCTTACCAGAACAAAAAAAGTTTGAAGCAAAAAACCATTAATATTGCCTATATTGGGAGAAGAGGTTGTGGAGGTACAAGAGAACAGGACTTGAAAGGCAGCAATGCTGGGAGCTGGAAATGTGTTGGCATGAGCAGGCTTAGACACAGGCACTTCATAAGCTTGcctgctcttctatttcttctcttacCTTTGTTTATTTCCCGTCTACATTTCTCCCTGGAGTCAGTGAAGTCTTTCTGAAAATATCGAAGGTGAACCAAGGGAAGGGCTTTTATTTTCCATGCTTCGACAGAGCTTTAAAGAGGAAGCAATATACCCCTGAGGGACCCAAGAGGCAGCAGCAAAGGTAATTACAGTACAGATACCATAGGGCAAGCTGCATCAGCCCCAGCGAGCAGTGGGGATTACCCTTCCACCACCCCCTCTATCACCCCTCCCCAGCTGGAGACGATAGAGAGGACCCGCCTTCGGAAAATATGGGCTCCACTTGAGTGAGAGACTCTCTATGCAGGTGTCTCGAGATCAGCCTTCTAATTCCTCAAGGACTCAACTGAAACTCCATGTTGAGGCTCTCCTATGGCAACAGAACAAGAGCGTTGATGAGTTAAAATGCCATTGAAACCACGAGATAACTGAATTAGAAATAGAACCCCTGAGAGAGCCCTTTTGTAATGGAAACCTAAGAGAGAGAAATTATTCTACAAGCATTCTTGCTGCTTAAGGACCAGGCTGGCCCATTCCTTTGAGCTGGTAGCCACCACTCCTTCTGCTGCAGGCCATGGTTGGCAGGGCTGCCATCTTGAGAAGAGAGTCTCTGGGGGCCTCGTGGACATGTCCATTGGGGAGCTTGGCCAAGCACCTTAAACTCAAGCTCTCTTTCAGAGTGGGCCTCACAGGCACATTGACGAAGGTAGGAGACCAACTCCCCAGAGGTGGCTGATCAGAGAAGGGCCCTGTTTGGTGACCCACACCCTTTGAGACACTCTAGATTCTGCAatggaggtgggggtggagagaggtggGCAGTGGGGCAGGAGGACTGTATTTTTGAGATAATCCTGTAAATGAAAGGAAGTCAGTAGACATGTTCCAAATCTTAAGAGCTTGGTCAAGGGCCACAGGTTGTGGTCTTCTTAGGCTCGGGGAACTTTGAAAGACGTGACAGGACCTAACCAAGAAGAGCTGTAGATGGCAGGCATATATTAACAGTCAGTTCTGTGGGGCGGATTAGATATCTTATAATTCCATTCTGTCAGTTGTTTCTAATAATGTTTGCTCTATTTTAAAGTATGAATGTGTTTGTATGGTAGAATATATGTGAagttctgagtttgatcctcagcacagaGTGCCTTCCACCCAGCATAGCCAAATGGACCACAGTTACAGCAACAGTTCTCAATTGGGGTCAGAGACTTTCTGTGGATACCCACTGTATTCCAAGGGGTGAAAAGAAGCCCATGACTGGAAATATCATTAGGGCCCCTCATGGGAAAAAAGATGGAGTTACTGCTATAGAGATTCAACTATTTCTATAAAGATAATAGAATAGTAATCCCCGCTGTAGATCCCCCTCTCTTCTGTCATAGGGACCCCCAACATCAGGCAGTCAGTCCTCTCAAAGGACATGGACTCAATTGCCTCTGCCATCCCCACTCACACCTGTGCTTCCTTTTCAGCTCTTACAGGTGAACAAGGTGATGTCCATCTTGTTTTATGTGATATTCCTCGCTTATCTCCGGGGCATCCAAGGTAACAACATGGATCCAAGGAGTCTGCCCGAAGACTCACTCAACTCCCTCATCATCAAGCTGATCCAGGCCGATATCTTGAAAAACAAGCTCTCCAAGCAGATGGTGGGTGTGCAGGAAAGCTACCAGAGCCCCCTAGCCAAGGCTGAAGCCCCGGCAAGGAGGCCAAGGGAGACAGAGCAGGGTGAGCCCTCCAAGTCCGAGTTCCAGCCCATGATTGCCATGGATACTGAGTTGCTGCGGCAACAGAGACGCTACAACTCCCCGAGAGTGCTGCTGAGTGACAGCACGCCACTGGAGCCCCCTCCCCTGTACCTCATGGAGGATTATGTGGGCAATCCCGCAGGGGCCAACAGGACGTCATCATCGTCGTCGTCATCATCCTCGTCGTCTTCATCTTCGTCTTCATCATCACGGAGGAAGCGCTATGCTGAGCACAAGAGCCATCGAGGGGAGTACTCTGTGTGTGACAGCGAGAGCCTCTGGGTGACAGACAAGTCATCGGCCATTGACATTCGGGGACACCAGGTCACGGTGCTGGGGGAGATCAAAACAGGCAACTCCCCGGTTAAACAATACTTTTATGAGACGCGATGTAAAGAGGCCAGGCCTGTGAAAAACGGCTGCCGGGGCATCGACGACAAACACTGGAACTCACAGTGCAAGACTTCGCAGACATATGTGCGAGCACTGACATCGGAGAACAACAAACTCGTGGGCTGGCGATGGATACGGATAGACACGTCCTGTGTGTGTGCCTTGTCACGCAAAATTGGGAGAACATGATCCGGCCTCTCTTCCCCCCGTATATAAATTATTACTTTAAATTATATGATATGCATGTagcatataaatgtttatattgttttttatatattataagttGACCTTTATTTATTAAACTTCAGCAACCCCACAGtatataagctttttttttttgttt
The Suncus etruscus isolate mSunEtr1 chromosome 4, mSunEtr1.pri.cur, whole genome shotgun sequence genome window above contains:
- the NTF3 gene encoding neurotrophin-3, with protein sequence MVTSATLLQVNKVMSILFYVIFLAYLRGIQGNNMDPRSLPEDSLNSLIIKLIQADILKNKLSKQMVGVQESYQSPLAKAEAPARRPRETEQGEPSKSEFQPMIAMDTELLRQQRRYNSPRVLLSDSTPLEPPPLYLMEDYVGNPAGANRTSSSSSSSSSSSSSSSSSSRRKRYAEHKSHRGEYSVCDSESLWVTDKSSAIDIRGHQVTVLGEIKTGNSPVKQYFYETRCKEARPVKNGCRGIDDKHWNSQCKTSQTYVRALTSENNKLVGWRWIRIDTSCVCALSRKIGRT